From Pseudochaenichthys georgianus unplaced genomic scaffold, fPseGeo1.2 scaffold_881_arrow_ctg1, whole genome shotgun sequence, the proteins below share one genomic window:
- the LOC117444672 gene encoding uncharacterized protein: protein MSEETYVYLCNKLRPAMERQDTPFRECIPLSKRVAIALWKLATGSEYRSIGHIFGVSRTTVCRCVQDFCAAAEALLVPELIRSPDRQKFAEMAAYTENRWGLPQCVGAIDGSHIPILAPQEYHCDYFNRKGWHSIILQGVVDGKGHFWNVFAGMPGSMHDARVLRLSSLWELASRGNYFPPCTRDIGGVNAGYYILGDNAYPLQSWLIKTFPDNGQLTAEHVVYNKNICSARVVVENAFGRLKGRWRCLMKRNDCDVKLVKSMVLTCCALHNLCESHGEAYDDGWDAPAVAEPGVAVAQGAEEEGTEIRQGLMRYLNS, encoded by the coding sequence ATGTCTGAGGAAACCTACGTCTACCTGTGCAATAAACTGCGGCCAGCGATGGAGAGACAGGACACACCATTCCGCGAGTGTATACCTTTAAGTAAAAGGGTGGCCATCGCACTGTGGAAGCTTGCGACCGGCTCAGAGTACAGAAGCATTGGACATATTTTCGGAGTGAGCAGGACTACTGTGTGCCGGTGTGTGCAAGACTTCTGTGCTGCTGCAGAGGCGTTGTTAGTACCGGAACTAATTCGTTCACCAGACCGGCAGAAGTTTGCAGAAATGGCTGCCTACACTGAGAACAGGTGGGGGCTCCCTCAGTGTGTAGGTGCTATTGATGGATCACACATACCCATCTTGGCACCACAGGAATACCACTGTGACTATTTCAACCGGAAAGGTTGGCACTCCATCATCCTTCAAGGAGTTGTAGATGGAAAGGGACATTTCTGGAATGTGTTTGCAGGAATGCCTGGGAGCATGCATGACGCTCGGGTTTTGAGGCTGTCCTCATTGTGGGAGTTGGCCAGTCGTGGTAACTACTTTCCACCTTGCACCAGGGACATTGGTGGGGTGAATGCTGGCTATTACATCCTGGGAGACAATGCCTATCCCTTGCAAAGCTGGCTCATAAAAACGTTCCCTGACAATGGACAGCTGACAGCAGAACATGTGGTCTACAACAAGAACATTTGCAGCGCACGGGTAGTGGTAGAAAACGCTTTTGGTAGACTGAAGGGAAGGTGGCGTTGCCTCATGAAAAGAAATGACTGTGATGTGAAACTTGTTaaatccatggtgctgacatgctgtgctctgcataacctctgcgagagtcatggagaggcCTATGATGATGGGTGGGATGCACCAGCAGTAGCGGAGCCTGGGGTAGCAGTGGCTCaaggtgcagaggaggagggcactGAAATACGACAGGGtttgatgcgctacctgaataGCTAA